The nucleotide window ATCACGAGACGAGCGACCACGACGTGCTCGCGCCGGGGCTCGTCGGCGGTCACATCCACTCGGTCCAGAGTCTCGGACGGGGGATCGCCGACGACACGGCACTACTGGACTGGCTGTTCGACTACATCCTCCCGATGGAGGCAAACCTCGACGCCGACGGGATGGAGGCGGCCGCCAAACTCGGCTATCTCGAATGCATCGAGAGCGGCACGACCACCTGTATCGACCATCTCTCGGTGGCGCACGCCGACCGTGCCTTCGAGGCAGCCGGCGAGATCGGTATCCGCGGGCGACTCGGGAAGGTGCTCATGGATCAGGAGTCGCCCGACGGACTGCTGGAGGAGACCGATGCCGGCCTCGACGAGAGCGAGCAGCTCATCCAGGAATATCACGGCGCGTTCGACGATCGCATCCGCTATGCGGTGACGCCACGGTTCGCAGTGAGCTGTTCCGAGGACTGTCTCCGCGGCGCGCGCGAGCTCGCCGACAAGTACGACGGGGTGACGATTCACACGCACGCGAGCGAGAACCAGGACGAGATCGAGACCGTCGAGCGCGAGACCGGCTATCGCAACATCCACTGGCTCGACGAAGTCGGACTCACGGGAGAGGACGTCGTGCTCGCCCACTGCGTCCACACCGACGAAACCGAGCGCGAGGTGCTCGCCGAGACCGGCACGCACGTCACCTACTGCCCGTCGTCGAACATGAAACTCGCCTCGGGCATCGCGCCGGTGCCCGACTACCTCGATCGCGGGATCAACGTCGCGCTCGGCAACGACGGCCCGCCGTGTAACAACACGCTCGACCCGTTCACGGAGATGCGCCAGGCCAGCCTGCTCCAGAAGGTCGACGCGCTCGATCCGACGAGCACGCCCGCCGAGACGGTCTTCGAGATGGCGACGATCAACGGGGCCGACGCCGCCGGCTTCGAGCGCGTCGGCAAGCTCGAAGAGGGCTGGAAGGCCGACATCATCGGTCTCTCGACCGATCTCACGCGCGCGACGCCGCTGCACGATGTACTCTCGCATCTCGTCTTCGCGGCGCACGGCGACGACGTCGAGTTCACGATGGTCGACGGCAACGTGCTCTACGAGGACGGCGAGTTCGCGCACGTCGACGCGGCGGCGATCCGCCGGGAAGCACGGAGCGTGGATCTCGACATCGACGCGCTCGCCGCCGAAGCGCCGTGACGACGACGGTCGACACGCTGATCCGCGGCACGCTGGTGAACGTCCATACCGGTGAGCTCGACGAGGGCGCGGTCGCGATCGACGACGGCGAGATCGTCGCGCTCGCCGAGCACCCGGCCGACCGCGAGATCGAGGTCGGCTACGTCGCGCCGGGGTTGATCGACGCCCACATGCACGTCGAATCGTCGATGGTGACACTCCCCCACTACGGCGCGGCGGTCGTCCCGCGCGGCGTGACGGGCGTCGTCTGGGATCCCCACGAGATCGCGAACGTCTGCGGCGCGGCGGGCGTCCGGGCCGCTATCGACGACGCCGAGCACACGCCGCTCAAGGCGCGCATCACCGTCCCGTCGAGCGTTCCCGCATCGGACCTCCAGGACACCGGCGCGAGCCTCGACGCCGACGCGGTCGCCGACCTGCTCGACGCGCCTCGTGTCGTCGCGCTCGGCGAGGTGATGAACGTCCCCGGCGTCGTCGCTGGCGACAAAGCCGTCCACGCGAAGATCGACGCCGCCCGCGAGCGTGGACTCCCTGTCGACGGCCACCTGCCGCGGGTTCGCGGCGACGACCTCCAGGAGGCGGCGCGCCATCTCGACAGCGATCACGAGAGCATCACGCTCGCGGAGGCGCGCGCGAAGGCCGACGTCGGTCTGCGGGTCTATCTCCGTGAGGGGTCGGCGAGCAAGAACCTCGTCGACCTGCTCGATCTCGTCGAGGCGGTCGACGATCGGTGGCTCGGCCTCTGTACCGACGATCGTCACGTGACCGATCTCGTCGAGCACGGCGGGATCGACTTCGCCGTCGCCACGGCGATCGACGAGGGTGTCGATCCCGTCACCGCGATCCGGATGGCGACGATCAACGTCGCCGAGAGCTACGACCTGCCGTTCGGCCGGCTCAAACCCGGTTCGCCGGCCGATCTCGTCCTGCTCGACGAGCTCGATCCGTGGACCCCCACGGACGTGATGATCGACGGTGTGCTCGATCCGACCGCCGACGTCCAGGAACCGCCGTCGTCGTCGATCCCCACCGACACCGTCTCGTTCGAGCCGGTCGAGGCTGCGGAGCTCGCGATCGAAGCCCCGGACGGCGACGGGACGGTCCCGATACGGGCGATCGACGCCGTCGGCGGACTCCAGACCGCACGGCTGGAGACCAGCGTATCTCGGTCGGATGGTGTGCTCCAGCCCGATACGGACGAGGACGTTCTCTCGCTCGCCGTCGTCGAGCGCCACGACGGCGACGGCAGTATCGGTCGCGGCTTCGTCCACAGGCTCGGGCTCGATCGCGGCGCAGTCGCGAGCACCGTCGCCCACGACGCGCACAACGTCGTCGTCGCGGGTGCGTCCCACAGGGCGATGGCGACGGTCGCGAACCGGCTCCGCGAAATCGAGGGCGGTGTCGCCGTCCACGATCCGGCCTCCGGGGAGACGACCGCGCTTTCGCTGCCGGTGGCGGGACTGATGTCCGACGATCCGCTCGACGTCGTCGCCGAGGAGTTCGGCGCGGTCGAGGCGGCAGCCCGGACGATCGGGCTCGATCACGACGGCGGTCTGATGGAGCTGTCCTTCCTCTCGCTCGAAGTGATCCCCGAGCTCCGACTCACCAACAACGGGCTCGTCGACGTCGCGACGATGGAGTACGTCGACACCGTCCGCGATCGGTAGCACTGTTCGGACGTTCGAAAAGTGGAGAGGTTCTGAATGGCGAGGCGTTCGTCGTCGCTTTCGTCGCCCGAGTCGTGGCTGCTCGGTCGAACAGGGCGAGAGGGTTACATCGCGCCCTGGAGCATCCCGCTGGTGCGGACGAAGAAGTAGACGACGAACGCGGCGGCGATCAGCCACTGGCCGATGCTGATGTCCTCGAACTCGCCGACGGCGGTCTTCGTGATCGGGTAGGAGATCAGGCCGGCGGCGATCCCGTAGGCGATCGAGTAGGTGAGCGGCATGACGAGGATCGTCAGCCCGGCCGGGATCGCGTGGGCGATATTGTCCCATTCGATGTCGACGACGTTTCTGAGCATCAGTAGCGCAACGACGACCAGCGCGATGTGCGAGGCGTACTGCGGGATCACGGCCGCGAACGGGACGATCACGAGCGCGACGAGGAACAGCGCGGCGATCACCAGCGCCGTCATCCCCGTCCGTCCGCCCTCCTCGACACCGGTGGCGGATTCGACGAACGTCGTCACCGTCGAGGAGCCGATCATCCCGCCGGCCGTGGTGCCGACCGCGTCGGCCATCAGCGGCTTGTCGATGTCCGGGAAGTTGCCGTCCTCGTCGAGGAAGCCGCCGGCCTGGCCGACGCCGACGAGCGTCCCCGCGGTGTCGAAGAAGTCGACGAAGAAGAACGTGAACACGATGAGCGAGAACACGAACGCGTCGACGTTGGCGAACCCGCTGAGGAAGGCACCGATCAGCGGCGTGATGTCGTACTGGGCGCTCGGCAGCGTCGCGGGGAACAGGACGCCGGGATCGACGAACCCGGCGACGGTCGCAAGGTAGCCGAGCACCGTCGTGAGGACGATGCCGACGACGATCGAGCCGCGAATTCCGCGCGCGTACAGCGCGAGCGTGACGAACAGCCCGAACACCGCGAGCAGTGCGACGGGGTTCGACGCGACCGAGCCGAGCGTCACGAGCGTCGCCGGGTCGGCGACGACGACCTCCATCGCCTGGAGCCCGATGATCGCGAGATAGAAGCCGATCCCGGTGCCGATGGCGTACTTCACCGGGGCGGGGAACAGTCTGATCACGTACGAGCGCGCGCCGATGGCCGTCAGCAGGATGAAGATCACACCCTCGGTGAACACCGCCGCCAGCGCGGTCTGCCACGGAACCCCGATCGTGCCGATGACCGTCAGCGCGAAGAAGGCGTTCAGCCCGAGCCCGGGCGCAAGCCCGAACGGACGGTTGGCGTAGAGCGCCATCACCAGCAGCGCGATCACCGACGCGACGATCGTCACGACCGTCAGCATCTGTTGGACCTCAACCGGGGTGTAGCCCTGCATCACGATTCCGGGCTTGCCCTCACTGGGTATGCCGGCCAGTATCGCCGGGTTGACGACGATGATGTACGACATCGCGAGGAAGGTCGTGACCCCCGCAACGATCTCCGTTCGGAGATCGGTGCCGTGCTCGTCGAAGCCGAAGTAGCTCGCGAGCGCGGTCGTTACCAACCCACCCTCGCTCTCTCCACTCGCAGACTGCTTGTTACCACCTGCCATAATATGTTCCCATACTACCTACCGGCTTAATTGTTGGGGTCGTTCGTGAGTAATGATGTAATATAATTGAATATTGCCGCATATCGCCGCAGTCGGCCAGATATACGGCCTCAATACTGTGTATTTAATTATTAAGAATACAAACGATATCGTCACGAACCTTTTGGATAATAAACGTCTAGGCACAACAGTTATGTGTATCGAAACCACACCACAGCCAGACGTCTCACGGCGGGAGCGCCCCGCTGAACGGCGATAAACAACCTAAACGACCATGACAGTAGAAATCGACCTCACGCTCAACGGTGAGGAACGGACCTTCGAGGCCGAGCGGTCGGATTCGCTGCTCGACGTCCTCAGGAAGAACGGGTACACCGGCGCGAAACGCGGCTGTGACACGGGTAACTGCGGCTTCTGCACCGTCACCGTCGACGGTGAATCGACGATGTCCTGTATCGAACCGGTCGCGACGATCGACGGGGCGACCGTCGAGACGATCGAGAGTCTCGGCAGCCAGGACGATCTCCACCCGGTGCAGTCGGCGTTCGTCGACAACGCCGCACTCCAGTGTGGGTTCTGCATCCCTGGGATGATCATGCGCTCGCAGAACTTCTTGGAGGAGAACCCCGATCCCGACAGGGAGGAGATCCGCGCGGCGCTCTCTGACAACCTCTGTCGCTGCACCGGCTACGAGAAGATCCTCGACGCCGTCGAGGACGCGGCCGAGCGGATGGACGGCGACACCGCGGTCGCCGCCGACGGTGGCCAGCCCGTCGACGATGTATCCTGTTCGGGCTGTGGCTGTGGGGTGAACGATGAGTAAACCCGACGACGCCGGCAGCAGCGAACGCCAGCACACCGCCGCGGCCGAGAGCGAGCACCCGATGGAGGTCGAGGAAGCGCCGAACAACCGCAAGCCAGCGAGCGATCGCCAGACGATTGCCGAGCGCGAGGAGAAAGACGACGCGCGCAAGATCGTCACCGGCGAGTCGAAATACACCGCCGACTACGCCCAGCATTTCCCCGATCTCGCCGCGGGCTCGGTGCTGCGCTCGGACATCGCACACGGGCGCGTGACCGATATCGACACGAGCGCCGCCGAGGAGATGGAGGGCGTCTACGCCGTCGTCACGCCCGACTCGGAAGAGGTACCCGACAAACCGTACACCTCCTCCGGCCAGCCCTACCCCGAGCCGAGCCCGTGGGACCTGCACGTGCTCCGGCGGGAGGTCAACTACGTCGGCGATCCGATCGCGGCGGTCGCTGCCGTCGACGGCGACACCGCCGACCGGGCGACGCGCGCGATCGAGGTCAGCTACGAGGAAGAGGAAGGTGTCTTCGACACCGCTGCGGCGACCAACCCCGACGCGCCGCAGATTCACGATCCTGACAACATCGAGAACAAGCAGCCCGGCGCGGACTACGAGCGCAACATCGAATCGCACATCGAGGGCGAGATCGGCGATGTGGCGGCGTCGTTCGAGGCCGCAGCCGACAGCGACGACCGGATCGTGACCGAAACGGAGTGGGAGCTTCCCTACCAGTCACACTGCGTCCCCGAACCACACACGACGATCGCCCACCGCGATGAGGACGATCGCTATCACCTCATCACGAGCACGCAGGTGCCCTACCACACGCGCCGCCAGCTCTCGCATCTGTTCGACGTGCCGATCAGGGACATCCGTGTGAGCAAACCCCGCATCGGTGCCGGCTTCGGTGCAAAGCAGTCGATGCTGATCGAGCCGATCACGGTCGCGCTGATGGAGGCCGCTGGCCGGCCGGTGAAGCTCGAAACGACTCGCCGCGAACAGTTCTACGCGCTGCGCTCGCGCCGGCCCGCCCGCGTGCGCATGCGCAGCGTCGTCACCGACGAGGGCGACGTCGAGGCGCTCGATCTGTCGACGGTGACGAACTCCGGGGCGTACGGGCCACACGGGATGACGGTCGGCAGCTCGGTCGGCTCGAAGCCGCTGCCGCTGTACACGCACGCGCCGAACATCCGCTTCTCGGCGACGGCGGTCCACACGAACCTCCCTGTCGCGGGCGCGATCCGCGGCTATGGCGCGCCACAGGGTCACTTCGCCCTCGAAGGCCACATGGACGAGGTCGCCCACGAGCTCGACATGGATCCCCTGGAGCTTCGCGCGCGCAACCGCATCGAGGAGGGCGACATCGACGACGCCTCCGGCGTGCTCTCGGGCGGCGAGCACACCCGCCGGATCCGCTCGTGCGGGCTCGACGAATGTATCGAGCGCGGGAAAGAGGCGATCGGTTGGGACGACGTCGAACAGCCCGACGAGGAGCATCTCCACCGGGCCTGTGGCGTCGCACTCACCGCACAGAAAAGCGGTGTCGCCGGCGACGAGCTCGGTGCCGCACACATCAAGATGAACGAGGACGGCTCGTTCATCCTTCAAACTGGGGCCGTCGATATCGGTCCCGGCGCGGACACCGCGATGGCCCAGATCGCCGGCGAGGTGCTCGGAGCACCGCCCGAGGACGTTCTCGTCCAGGCGTCGGACACGGACATCTCACCGTTCGACTACGGTGCCTACGCCTCCTCGACGACGTACGTCACCGGTCAGGCGGTCAAGAAAGCCGCCGAGAAGGCACGCACGCAGCTGTTGACGTTCGCCGCGAAGCTGCTCGACGAGCCTCCGGAGACGCTCGAAGCGCGCGATGGCGCGGTCCACGCCGAGCGCACCGGCGAGTCAGTCACGCTCGAAGAGGTCGGCTACGGCTCGATCTACGGCGACGACGAGCGCGCGCAGGTGATGGGTGAGGCGAGCCACAGCACCGACGAATCGCCGCCGCCGTTCGGCGCACAGTTCGTCGACGTCACCGTCGACGATCGCACCGGCGAGTTCGAGATCCACGATCTCGTCTACGCCGTCGACTGTGGCGTCGCGATCAACCCGGACCTCGTCGAAGGTCAGATCGAGGGCGCGCTGCACATGAGCTACGAGCTCGCCGTCTCCTCGGGCTACTCGTTCGACGAGGACGGCACGCCCGAAACCCTCGGTTTCCGTGACTACGGGATGCCGACGGCCGACGACCAGCCGCCGATCGAGTCGATCATCGTCGAGACCCACGAGCCGACGGGGCCGTTCGGCGCGAAATCCGTCGCCGAGATCCCGGTCAACGGCGTGCCGCCGGCGCTGAGCAACGCCATCCGCAACGCCGTCGACGTTCGTGTCAGCGACCTGCCGATCACCGCCGAGAAGATCGCGGCGAAGCTCGACACGGCGGACGAGGCCGCCGACTGAACAGCCGCCGACAGCGCCGAACGCAGTTCTCGCGACTTTTTTTCTCTGCGCAGCAGTGAGGGTGAAGCGAACTTCCGATATTCATCCGACGAACGACCGAACCGTTTTCCGTCCCTGCCGTTCCGACATAGGGAAGAGCGATCAATGGCACGCGTCGAACTCCTCGTTGCGCTCGTCGCCCTGGTGTTCACGATCGGCATCTTCGCACAGGTGCTGGCCGATCGCTACCGCATCCCGAGCATCATCTTCCTCATCGTCGCCGGGATCGTCCTCGGCCCCGAGGGGCTCGGTATCGTCACGCGCGAGGCGTTCGGCGTCGCGCTGCCGGTGATCGTCGATCTCTCGGTCGCGCTCATCGTCTTCGAGGGGGCCTTCCACCTCCGCTATGAGGACCTCAAGGCGACGCGGTCGACGCGACTTCGTCTCATCACCGTCGGCGCGCTGATCTCGCTGGTCGGTACCGCGATCGCCGTCAGGGTCGCACTCGGCACGCCGTGGGATCTCGCC belongs to Halococcus qingdaonensis and includes:
- a CDS encoding 5'-deoxyadenosine deaminase — its product is MLLRGTVVADAHTVIRDGAVVVEDERIAAVGDAASLEEKYPDHETSDHDVLAPGLVGGHIHSVQSLGRGIADDTALLDWLFDYILPMEANLDADGMEAAAKLGYLECIESGTTTCIDHLSVAHADRAFEAAGEIGIRGRLGKVLMDQESPDGLLEETDAGLDESEQLIQEYHGAFDDRIRYAVTPRFAVSCSEDCLRGARELADKYDGVTIHTHASENQDEIETVERETGYRNIHWLDEVGLTGEDVVLAHCVHTDETEREVLAETGTHVTYCPSSNMKLASGIAPVPDYLDRGINVALGNDGPPCNNTLDPFTEMRQASLLQKVDALDPTSTPAETVFEMATINGADAAGFERVGKLEEGWKADIIGLSTDLTRATPLHDVLSHLVFAAHGDDVEFTMVDGNVLYEDGEFAHVDAAAIRREARSVDLDIDALAAEAP
- the ade gene encoding adenine deaminase, with product MTTTVDTLIRGTLVNVHTGELDEGAVAIDDGEIVALAEHPADREIEVGYVAPGLIDAHMHVESSMVTLPHYGAAVVPRGVTGVVWDPHEIANVCGAAGVRAAIDDAEHTPLKARITVPSSVPASDLQDTGASLDADAVADLLDAPRVVALGEVMNVPGVVAGDKAVHAKIDAARERGLPVDGHLPRVRGDDLQEAARHLDSDHESITLAEARAKADVGLRVYLREGSASKNLVDLLDLVEAVDDRWLGLCTDDRHVTDLVEHGGIDFAVATAIDEGVDPVTAIRMATINVAESYDLPFGRLKPGSPADLVLLDELDPWTPTDVMIDGVLDPTADVQEPPSSSIPTDTVSFEPVEAAELAIEAPDGDGTVPIRAIDAVGGLQTARLETSVSRSDGVLQPDTDEDVLSLAVVERHDGDGSIGRGFVHRLGLDRGAVASTVAHDAHNVVVAGASHRAMATVANRLREIEGGVAVHDPASGETTALSLPVAGLMSDDPLDVVAEEFGAVEAAARTIGLDHDGGLMELSFLSLEVIPELRLTNNGLVDVATMEYVDTVRDR
- a CDS encoding NCS2 family permease, encoding MAGGNKQSASGESEGGLVTTALASYFGFDEHGTDLRTEIVAGVTTFLAMSYIIVVNPAILAGIPSEGKPGIVMQGYTPVEVQQMLTVVTIVASVIALLVMALYANRPFGLAPGLGLNAFFALTVIGTIGVPWQTALAAVFTEGVIFILLTAIGARSYVIRLFPAPVKYAIGTGIGFYLAIIGLQAMEVVVADPATLVTLGSVASNPVALLAVFGLFVTLALYARGIRGSIVVGIVLTTVLGYLATVAGFVDPGVLFPATLPSAQYDITPLIGAFLSGFANVDAFVFSLIVFTFFFVDFFDTAGTLVGVGQAGGFLDEDGNFPDIDKPLMADAVGTTAGGMIGSSTVTTFVESATGVEEGGRTGMTALVIAALFLVALVIVPFAAVIPQYASHIALVVVALLMLRNVVDIEWDNIAHAIPAGLTILVMPLTYSIAYGIAAGLISYPITKTAVGEFEDISIGQWLIAAAFVVYFFVRTSGMLQGAM
- a CDS encoding (2Fe-2S)-binding protein; protein product: MTVEIDLTLNGEERTFEAERSDSLLDVLRKNGYTGAKRGCDTGNCGFCTVTVDGESTMSCIEPVATIDGATVETIESLGSQDDLHPVQSAFVDNAALQCGFCIPGMIMRSQNFLEENPDPDREEIRAALSDNLCRCTGYEKILDAVEDAAERMDGDTAVAADGGQPVDDVSCSGCGCGVNDE
- a CDS encoding xanthine dehydrogenase family protein molybdopterin-binding subunit translates to MSKPDDAGSSERQHTAAAESEHPMEVEEAPNNRKPASDRQTIAEREEKDDARKIVTGESKYTADYAQHFPDLAAGSVLRSDIAHGRVTDIDTSAAEEMEGVYAVVTPDSEEVPDKPYTSSGQPYPEPSPWDLHVLRREVNYVGDPIAAVAAVDGDTADRATRAIEVSYEEEEGVFDTAAATNPDAPQIHDPDNIENKQPGADYERNIESHIEGEIGDVAASFEAAADSDDRIVTETEWELPYQSHCVPEPHTTIAHRDEDDRYHLITSTQVPYHTRRQLSHLFDVPIRDIRVSKPRIGAGFGAKQSMLIEPITVALMEAAGRPVKLETTRREQFYALRSRRPARVRMRSVVTDEGDVEALDLSTVTNSGAYGPHGMTVGSSVGSKPLPLYTHAPNIRFSATAVHTNLPVAGAIRGYGAPQGHFALEGHMDEVAHELDMDPLELRARNRIEEGDIDDASGVLSGGEHTRRIRSCGLDECIERGKEAIGWDDVEQPDEEHLHRACGVALTAQKSGVAGDELGAAHIKMNEDGSFILQTGAVDIGPGADTAMAQIAGEVLGAPPEDVLVQASDTDISPFDYGAYASSTTYVTGQAVKKAAEKARTQLLTFAAKLLDEPPETLEARDGAVHAERTGESVTLEEVGYGSIYGDDERAQVMGEASHSTDESPPPFGAQFVDVTVDDRTGEFEIHDLVYAVDCGVAINPDLVEGQIEGALHMSYELAVSSGYSFDEDGTPETLGFRDYGMPTADDQPPIESIIVETHEPTGPFGAKSVAEIPVNGVPPALSNAIRNAVDVRVSDLPITAEKIAAKLDTADEAAD